A single genomic interval of Fibrobacter sp. UWB4 harbors:
- a CDS encoding ATP-dependent RecD-like DNA helicase: MTIVVVVKGSIKSITFHSQQNGFTVMRLNDIESKKVVVVTGTFPALQPGETIAVEGDWDSHPKYGKQFQATSFEYLATDDNDILEYLASGQFPGVGQKIAERIVEAFGDATADILDNDPDKFREVKIKGFPARKVEAFLARWQEARHSRETMLFLYQHEIVGSVAKRLWNKFGQATIERITQNPYMLCEEVWGIGFLKADEIAQKVGFPKDSPERYQAALLYTLQEASVSDGHVFLPKNVLLERTFRNLRLMQDDEGAINTLLDEFEKASESGRIKREGDDCYFPPLYNAEQRIADNIKLRLRYNELSTEGFEDALAQWEREHKFSFDPIQKRAIQMALSRKISIITGGPGTGKTTILKGILYLARQMEECVSLTAPTGRAAKRMGECCGEKARTIHRLLEVDPISGKFHRDGDNKLQCNLLIVDEFSMVDTWLAASLLEATPLNARIVLVGDADQLPSVGAGNVLNDLLRCPKIPSTRLQHIFRQAGGNDIADKASKINQGISPSPIEGTNFHFLPYESADEAKDIIARLVTRGIKEKIDIDTQEMQLLTPMRKGPLGIYELNNFLQDLLNPGKERIKIASGNWSTGDRVMQIRNNYDKNVFNGDVGIIYKIGKDTKKITVFYDDKTVDYEPDEADELILAYACTIHKSQGSEYPAVIVVLDSSHSIMLQRNLIYTAITRAKGHVWILSAPGAFYQAVRNNRSTRRYTRLTEKLG, from the coding sequence CAACCCGGTGAAACGATTGCCGTGGAAGGCGACTGGGATTCGCATCCGAAATACGGTAAGCAGTTCCAGGCGACTTCTTTTGAATACCTAGCCACAGACGATAACGATATCCTTGAATACTTGGCGAGCGGACAATTCCCGGGCGTGGGGCAAAAGATTGCCGAACGCATCGTGGAAGCGTTTGGCGATGCAACCGCCGACATTCTCGACAACGATCCGGACAAGTTCCGCGAAGTAAAAATCAAAGGCTTCCCCGCCCGCAAGGTGGAAGCTTTTTTGGCACGTTGGCAAGAAGCACGTCACAGCCGCGAAACAATGCTGTTCTTGTACCAGCACGAAATTGTCGGCAGTGTGGCAAAGCGCCTTTGGAACAAGTTCGGGCAAGCGACGATTGAACGCATCACACAGAACCCGTACATGCTCTGCGAAGAAGTCTGGGGCATCGGATTCTTGAAGGCCGATGAAATTGCGCAGAAAGTCGGTTTCCCGAAAGACAGCCCCGAGCGATACCAAGCGGCATTGCTTTACACGTTGCAAGAAGCCTCGGTCAGCGATGGCCATGTGTTTTTGCCGAAGAATGTGCTCTTAGAACGCACGTTTCGCAACTTGCGTTTAATGCAGGACGACGAAGGCGCCATCAACACGCTCCTCGATGAATTCGAAAAAGCAAGCGAAAGCGGACGCATCAAGCGCGAAGGCGACGATTGCTATTTTCCGCCGCTCTACAATGCCGAGCAGCGCATCGCAGACAACATCAAGCTCCGCTTGCGATACAACGAGCTTTCAACGGAAGGCTTTGAAGATGCCCTGGCGCAGTGGGAACGCGAACACAAGTTCAGCTTTGACCCCATCCAGAAACGCGCCATCCAGATGGCGCTATCGCGAAAGATTTCCATCATCACGGGTGGACCCGGTACAGGCAAGACGACAATCCTCAAGGGGATTTTGTACCTCGCCCGCCAAATGGAAGAATGCGTAAGCCTCACGGCCCCGACGGGGCGCGCCGCCAAGCGCATGGGCGAATGCTGTGGCGAGAAAGCCCGCACGATTCACCGATTGCTCGAAGTGGATCCGATTTCGGGCAAGTTCCACCGCGATGGTGACAACAAGCTTCAATGCAATTTGCTCATCGTCGATGAATTCAGTATGGTCGATACGTGGCTTGCCGCCTCGCTCCTCGAAGCGACGCCACTCAATGCAAGAATCGTTCTCGTGGGCGATGCCGACCAGCTCCCCAGCGTGGGAGCTGGCAATGTGCTGAACGACTTGCTGCGTTGCCCCAAGATTCCAAGCACTCGGCTTCAGCACATTTTCCGCCAGGCCGGCGGAAACGACATCGCCGACAAAGCATCGAAAATCAATCAGGGCATTAGCCCCTCGCCCATCGAAGGCACGAACTTCCACTTTTTGCCCTACGAGTCGGCCGATGAAGCTAAAGACATCATCGCCCGCCTCGTCACACGCGGCATCAAGGAAAAAATCGACATCGACACGCAAGAGATGCAACTTCTCACGCCGATGCGCAAAGGACCGCTCGGCATTTACGAGCTGAACAACTTCTTGCAAGACCTCCTGAACCCCGGCAAGGAACGCATTAAAATTGCCAGCGGCAACTGGAGCACAGGCGACCGCGTGATGCAAATCCGTAACAACTACGACAAGAACGTGTTCAACGGAGACGTCGGCATCATCTACAAAATCGGGAAAGACACGAAAAAAATCACGGTCTTTTACGACGACAAGACCGTGGATTACGAACCCGATGAAGCCGATGAACTTATCCTTGCGTACGCCTGCACCATCCACAAGAGCCAGGGTAGCGAATACCCCGCCGTCATCGTCGTGCTAGATTCGAGCCACAGCATTATGCTGCAAAGGAACCTCATCTACACCGCCATCACACGTGCAAAAGGCCATGTGTGGATTTTGTCTGCACCGGGTGCGTTCTACCAAGCCGTGCGCAACAACCGCAGCACAAGACGATATACGAGACTCACCGAGAAATTAGGGTAG